A segment of the Siphonobacter curvatus genome:
TGGCTTTACGCGGGCGGGTATCATGGTACACGCCTACCTGATGTACGGATTTCCGACGCAAACGGCCCAGGAAACGATTGATTCGCTGGAAATGGTACGGCAATTGTTCGAACTGGGCATTGTACAGTCGGGATTCTGGCACCGCTTTGCCATGACGGCCCACTCGCCCGTAGGTTTACAGCCGGAAGCGTTCGACGTGCAGCGGATTGGCCCCATTGCGGGCGATTTTGCCGACAACGACCTGGATCACGCCGACCCGCTGGGAGCCAACCACGACCGCTTCGCCGAGGGGTTACGGAAATCGCTCTTTAACTACATGCACGGCGTTTGTTTTGAGTTTCCTTTGCAGGAATGGTTCGATTTTCGGGTACCGAAAACGACGATTCCGCCGAATTATATTCAGCGAAGCGTGGAAGATCAGGAAGAAGACATTCGTCCCAATGCCCTGACCGTCTGGCTGGGAAAGGAACCCTCGCTGATTTTTTTTGAGGAAAAACGCGGAAAACACCGGGTCGATTTGGCCGAATTGACCTTCTATGATCGAAAGCAGGAGTGGGGCTTCGTAACGGATGCCGCCACGGGTCAATGGCTAACGGATACGTTACCGACTATTCAGGTGACCGAACCGGCTTCGTTCGAAAAATTAAAACAGTCCTACGAAGCAGAAGGCTTGGGTAGTTTTCAGGCCTTTTTATCGTCGGACATCGGCGGTAAATTACGTGAAAACGGTTTGCTCATTGTATGACTAGGCTTGTCAACCCCGAAGGGGTTCAATGTAAATCGCCCCGTATGCAATGCGGGGAAACTTAATTCACAGGAATAAACCATTATGAAAGATCCACTCGAAGGCAAAACCCTGCAAATGATTTTATTTCATTTGGTCGATTATTACGGCTGGGATCAACTGGGGTTACGGATTCGGATCAAATGTTTT
Coding sequences within it:
- a CDS encoding VF530 family protein, which codes for MKDPLEGKTLQMILFHLVDYYGWDQLGLRIRIKCFTHNPSIKSSLTFLRKTPWARKKVEELYLESLN